In Myxococcus guangdongensis, one genomic interval encodes:
- a CDS encoding response regulator transcription factor, whose amino-acid sequence MSEMKIRVLVVDDDQEQLTLAERSLSAYGFDVRTHRSSLGVSNLVRTTMPDLVLLDVNIPALTGDKVLTLARGQAPVGTRFVLFSASDEAQLRKLALESGADGYITKSTQGEELARRLHAIHAKGRGQAASSAP is encoded by the coding sequence ATGTCGGAGATGAAAATCCGAGTGTTGGTGGTGGATGACGACCAGGAGCAGCTCACGCTCGCGGAGCGCTCGCTGTCGGCGTACGGCTTCGACGTGCGCACCCACCGCTCCTCGTTGGGCGTGTCCAACCTGGTGCGCACGACGATGCCGGACCTGGTGCTGCTGGACGTGAACATCCCGGCCCTCACTGGCGACAAGGTGCTGACGCTCGCGCGGGGGCAGGCCCCGGTGGGCACGCGCTTCGTGCTCTTCTCCGCGTCGGACGAGGCGCAGCTGCGCAAGCTGGCGCTGGAGTCGGGCGCGGACGGCTACATCACCAAGAGCACCCAGGGCGAGGAGCTGGCGCGAAGGCTCCACGCCATCCACGCCAAGGGCCGCGGCCAGGCGGCCTCGTCCGCGCCGTAG